From Plasmodium brasilianum strain Bolivian I chromosome 7, whole genome shotgun sequence, the proteins below share one genomic window:
- a CDS encoding pre-mRNA-splicing factor 18 has protein sequence MDALDSFIKKKKEEIKEIKGNKRWFKQADLEDQKNKEINKFYEKEYKKKKVEEYERLKKLNDELDLKHKKSSADIDNEEANIGYKNKLGHFEQFIINKLFQITLSNKQIIILLRQLKEPIRLFGETDLQRYNRLKELKINKNELKSKEQNVFGDVLRGRLKENSLDLIEDNLEDEIENTNSKEAVKLERSSNEKQNNENGKELDKEKIIYDWIKSTMKEWNEEIENNEDSKKKIKQATYLQTHKDLRPLEKKLKQKSLELDILEKIYNIVSCCQKRNFKAAHDAYMLLAIGNAAWPMGVTMVGIHERAGRSKIFASEVAHILNDETTRKYIQMIKRLLSFCQRKYCTNPSEAVNLSTIHI, from the exons ATGGACGCACTGGatagttttataaaaaagaaaaaggaagaaatcAAAG AAATTAAAGGAAATAAGAGATGGTTCAAACAAGCAGATTTGGAagatcaaaaaaataaagaaattaacaaattttacgaaaaagaatataaaaaaaaaaaagttgagGAATATGAAAGATTAAAg AAATTGAATGATGAACTAGAcctaaaacataaaaaaagtagcGCAGATATAGATAATGAAGAAGCAAATATaggttataaaaataaattaggaCACTTTGAGCAGTTTATCATAAATAAGCTGTTCC aaATAACATTAAGTAACAAACAAATCATTATTCTACTACGGCAATTAAAAGAGCCTATAAGATTGTTTGGTGAAACTGATCTACAAAg GTATAATAGGTTGAAAGAgctaaaaataaacaaaaatgagtTGAAGAGTAAGGAGCAAAACGTGTTTGGTGATGTCCTAAGAGGGAG attaaaagaaaattctcTAGATTTAATTGAGGACAATTTGGAAGATGAAATTGAGAACACTAATTCGAAGGAAGCAGTAAAATTAGAAAGATCCTCCAAtgaaaagcaaaataatgaaaacgGAAAAGAAttagataaagaaaaaattatatatgactGGATAAAAAGTACTATGAAAGAATGGAACGAAGAAATTGAGAATAACGAGGacagtaaaaagaaaataaaacaagcTACATACTTGCAAACACATAAAGACCTAAGGCcgcttgaaaaaaaattaaaacaaaaaag CCTGGAACTTGACATACtcgaaaaaatatacaacatAGTTTCTTGTTGCCAAAAGAGGAACTTTAAGGCCGCTCATGATGc ttatatgCTGCTAGCCATAGGGAATGCTGCTTGGCCTATGGGGGTTACAATGGTCGGGATTCATGAGAGAGCAGGACGGTCGAAAATCTTTGCCTCCGaa gTCGCACATATTCTAAACGATGAAACAACGAGAAAATACATTCAAATGATTAAGAG gcTGCTGTCTTTTTGCCAAAGAAAATATTGCACAAACCCGTCAGAGGCCGTTAACCTGTCGACaattcatatttaa
- a CDS encoding phosphoglycerate kinase, translating into MLGKKLSITDVKDLKNKKILVRVDFNVPIENGIIKDNTRIKATLPTINYLKKEGASKIILISHCGRPDGMKNSKYTLRPVADNLKTLLGEEVLFLNDCVGEEIEKEISKAKDNSVILLENLRFHIEEEGKGIDKDGNKIKANKDDVEKFQNDLTKLGDIFINDAFGTAHRAHSSMVGVKLDIKASGFLMKKELEYFSKALENPQRPLLAILGGAKVSDKIQLIKNLLDRVDRMIIGGGMAYTFKYVLNNMKIGKSLFDEAGSKIVGEIMQKAKNKNVQIILPVDFKIADNFDNNANTKIVTDEEGIEDNWMGLDAGNKSIEKYKDIILTSKTIIWNGPQGVFEMPNFAKGSIECLKLVVEATKKGAITIVGGGDTASLVEQQQMKDEVSHVSTGGGASLELLEGKELPGVVALSDK; encoded by the coding sequence ATGTTGGGTAAGAAACTAAGCATAACGGATGTAAAGGAtttaaagaacaaaaaaattttggtAAGAGTGGATTTTAACGTACCTATAGaaaatggaataataaaagataacACAAGAATTAAGGCAACACTGCCaacaattaattatttaaaaaaggaaggaGCTTCAAAAATCATTTTAATATCCCATTGTGGTAGACCTGATGGAATGAAAAATAGCAAGTATACCTTAAGACCAGTTGCTGATAATTTGAAGACTTTATTAGGAGAAgaagtattatttttgaatGACTGTGTAGgagaagaaatagaaaaagaaataagcAAAGCAAAGGATAACTCagttattttattagaaaatttaaGGTTTCATATTGAAGAAGAAGGAAAAGGAATAGATAAGgatggaaataaaataaaagcaaataAAGATGATGTggaaaaatttcaaaatgaTTTGACAAAATTAGgggatatatttattaatgatgCATTTGGTACAGCACATAGAGCTCATAGTAGTATGGTAGGAGTCAAATTAGACATTAAAGCATCTggttttttaatgaaaaaagaattagaaTATTTTAGTAAAGCATTAGAAAATCCACAGAGACCATTACTAGCTATTTTAGGTGGAGCTAAAGTTTCTGATAAGAtacaattaataaaaaatctaTTAGATAGAGTAGATAGAATGATTATAGGTGGCGGTATGGcttatacatttaaatatgttttaaataatatgaaaattggGAAGTCCTTATTTGATGAAGCAGGTAGTAAAATAGTAGGTGAAATTATGCAAAaggcaaaaaataaaaatgtccAAATTATTCTACCAGTAGATTTTAAAATAGCTGATAACTTTGACAACAATGCGAATACCAAAATTGTTACAGATGAAGAGGGAATTGAAGATAATTGGATGGGATTAGATGCAGGTAATAAAagtatagaaaaatataaagatataattttaacttCAAAAACTATTATTTGGAATGGACCTCAAGGTGTTTTTGAAATGCCGAATTTTGCTAAAGGCAGTATTGAATGTTTAAAGCTAGTTGTTGAAGCTACTAAGAAAGGtgctattactattgttgGAGGAGGTGATACTGCTTCCCTAGTTGAACAACAACAAATGAAAGATGAAGTTAGTCATGTTTCAACTGGAGGAGGAGCATCTCTAGAACTTTTAGAAGGGAAGGAATTGCCAGGAGTAGTTGCCTTATCAGACAAATGA